gaattcttgatagggtatctccgaagccatgttcctatcacgacaacaaaccctattgggtactcaataccctctccgtcaatgattgtggttgtcaattttattttaggctcaacataatgacacaaatagtaatatgttccttcttcattgttctcttctacaacaactgcatacacatgacctgcattttataaagtgttaattaataccaaaaataaagtatgatgtgcaacaaaatgaaccaaaaagaatacttgcaaaaaaaattaactcaaaaaatcacttgaatccactaggtcagatacatggtcgaaatccactgatgtctccatctggctcaattgtagtgctttgggaatttgatatgaatcaatgggaaccaacagtctacaagacattttgtcaacccactcttgtgattcacattcttcccacaaacaatacatgcatgaagagcaaaaacataccatctgtcttgtataaattaccagtgaacttgaatttgaactcataaatgagtgcatgtcactcgatcctgcaactgtacaacaatctagatagttttcaatgttagattcagtaatcaaccaaaaatatctacgaaccaatgacgtacctggattacttggacccattgtagacttacaccattgcacaattgtttttgcatctaccaacttagcaccaccttcgtacttcaattattccctggctagggctcttttcacacatgctcctgcaccatcatgctctcccttaccatgtccaacctcagtgaaattccaaaaatgttgtacaccgcttgtcacatgcatccttgtcagccaataaaacatccttgcaatcttgaattgtgtggtgcaattatctgaccatattaagtgtcggttgtatcgtatgttcctttcccttaaactatcatagaaaactttaaagcatccttgtacaaactccgatgaatgagtacgatcatcacttatgtagaagtgatactctcttacaacctttctatcctcctctgtgctatcatctgcatgcatgaatgctatgtgtacaaaaatagaaacttgtgtagagtgataatacatggattgcacttcattttcaggttgtagtgtataattttcagcgaaaccaacaatagagacaatggtgccaagaggaaatatgtccttacacaacttgaattgctcatctcaccatcgagctctatgtgtatgcattatgtactcataaactagtttctcttgaaacattttcataaattgagctacacatatatcatttttcactagctcacatctcttcaaatcttttccatctttaactccatatgtgactgtcttgtattttccaaaagaaactagtttcgtatcaatttcatgtgtgctctccaaatgtatgcaccttggtaaacattgcaaaccaccacatatagcacaagaaccttccaaacaaggcatcttataataaatgcaaccatcatgtctattacataacacacttgaaataaattctcttgccgacttaggaggtgcttgtatattacattcctgcaaaacatcgttagtgtgcaaagtagaacaaatatgacgaaaaatatcataatacatggaaaattaaatatgcatcctacaacaacacgtggtgcgtacatgattaatcttaatataaaaaggttttgccatttcaaaaaatctttgagaaatttttatttgaggaaacttttgaatgaatctttcataaaatttagtttgagtcatatccaaatagtgtttcacatGTGGCTCATTATTTTTAGACCCAAtccaccttctaacaacatctctttggttgggtgatactcttgtgttgtcatgccgaaaattttcaattaatgtttttagtgcatctacaacaaccttgtctttgtgtggtagtctacccgaaaatgcccaaagagaattattgttaggttcctctattagttctcgcctctttaatgctttacttaatgttgttctactaacgctcaatgacttacttgttttgcttatcaaatgatctttttttattttcttgctcattatggttgatgtaatgacacgtcgagtagcattagaatctttactatgtgattttgaaccaatagattgatatgcatcaaatagatttctaacaatagttctttcactgttacttttagattatcttaggcctagaatttttattgtctctctaaaattcaaatttttaatcatttgaacaattaattgacatcttgtggtttgatttaagtttttaaaatagtttttccatattcttttaaccattctactacaagttcattcattcattttattgggcattgaattcaatatattctcatcaatgtcaattagaaactttggtttcctacgaatgatactaggaggtgttaacatcggtgcattatgtacattcaattcatcaagtagagaaggtgtaatatgttcatcatttaattgattattcaatgcggtatcttcttcaattgcattaggttcaaatggtaaattatcaaatgtttcttcttcaattgcattaggttcaaacggtaaattatcaaatatttcttcttcaattgcattaggtacattatatttgtttggtaaatcgaattgagatgttgaggttgacataccttcttctcccattgttcttatgtcatgcaatttcttcatacactgcctttgtctttccttttgagcctcttgttgttccatcgttcctcgcttgtcctttcccatggttgagatcggttgacctaaatagaatcatattacatatatatgtaaagaaaagttcaaaaataaataaataaccataagtatgcatcttatcactattttttggaatcaaactattaaacaatcacaatttaatcatttgaaaccatgaaaaaacaaaaaactaataaaaacaacaattcaatcatttgaaatcatgcagaaaacaaaaaattcacttacttttatgtatacaacaatgatagaagtgtagacacagttccagtggggccttcaacgacctcaaaaacttcttttgaggccgttgaggctcttgggcaactgaaactatgtctataaactgcgTACGCACTACTAGGCCATAAAAtattggcaagcccaatggtattctcagctgataagtagcgcgtacgcgctactaagcctaaaaatgttatcccaaggcattgaataatgggaatagtacctcgtacgtgctactaagccttaaaaaagttatggaaggggtatggaggaagggagagagagggagaggagagagagagagagagagagagagagagagagagagagagagagagagagagagagagagagagaggagggaaggtagagagaggtagagagggaaggagggagagggggagagggggagagagagagagagagagagagagagagagagagagagagagagagagagagaggagagggggagagggagagagagagagaggagagggggagagggagaggtagagggagggagagagggagagaagaggggggagggaaggtagagagagagagagagagagagagagagagagagagagagagagagagagagagagagcgagagagagagggagagggagagagagagggaaggggagagagagagagagagagagaagagagagagagagggtgggagagggagagagagagagagagagagggagagagagggagagaacatggggggaagggagagggagggagagaagagagagagagagagagagagagagagagagagagagagagagagagagagagagagtacatgataaaaatcaaagaggaagttgcagataagaaataaattcacttacttctatagaagtgcagacacagttgcagtggggtatggagggagagaagaagagaaagagggatggggtatggagagagagagagagagagagagagagagagagagagaccttgtatgcgtttgagagggagagacgatacacttacatgtgtatatatatgtttaatatattatatgtatataaacatattatatatacaatatcatattatacacatattatatattacatatattatatgaatatacacatattatacatagaatatcatattatacaatagcgcgtacgcgctgtttatagtaaagatagcgcgtACGCACTATTTAAAGGGAAACAAGcacgtacgcgcttcttacactataaatacccttATTTCCTATTTACCATACCACACACGAAGAGCCAACTTCTAAAATCCCAGAGGTTGTTCATTAAGGCGCAATAGGTCCGCTGCTTAATgaacttcccataaggttgttgtCTTGAAAGTAATTTTGGGCATCAACACTTATTTGCCATATTGGTAGTTGGCGCTTGtatattattattgtatttttCCGGAAGTATCTATGGTAGAGAATGGATGATACATATGATGATGATGCATCAAGATGGAGTGGTAATATCACAAGACACCCTATATGACCGGTGTCTAGTGTACCTTTATATCTCTGCAATGTGAAAGGGCACCTTTGATTGATTAAGATATTCTTTCTTGACCAATTTGTAAGGATGAGTCTACCACATATAAATCAATTGGTAGGGCCAAAAGTACAAGTAATTTGGAAATAGAAGGAGTAGGTTTGACATCTCCCTCTCAAAGGGAGGGAAATCTAAATGCACTAGAAGAATTAAAGAGACAATTTTGGGTCCCAAAAGCTTATTGTAGCAATATAGGTAGAGTCTTGTTATGATTACATATGCACCACTTTAGAGAATATATGGAGATTGGCGATGATTGAACAATCCCTTTTTCTATGGCTCCTTTGTGTATTGTTGCAAGTGGCATCGTGCAATTCAATGTCTTGGTGCTTGTTGCAACATGAAGGGGTTTGTCTAGTAATACGAATGTTCTATGGATGGATGATGTGGTGGATGCCATCTAAGCTCAATAAGATGATAGAAAGTGTTGGGGGTGGTTTAATGCTTTAAGACTTTGattttttgcatatatttttttAAGATGGTAGTATAATAATATAAGactattataataaaataataaaatattgtactttttcattttcttgtctaCTTTTAttctatttaatataattttaaataaaatttaaataaaagattcaaaaattttatataaaattatggGAATTTTCTTTTAAAAGATAAGCACCCGTTGAAATTCTCATTACTTTGGGAAAAATATATATAACCTAAAGAATCCATTTTAAAGCTTTTGTTCTCTTCACAAACATAATACAAcatgcccaaaatgataggtagtAAAAGCAAAATGAAAAATTTAGATGCACTTGTATCCCTGGTACAATCATCCAAGTCTTCTATTTTTCTTTCCAACTTTTGACGACCATTACTCTTTTCTGTCTTCTTCCCGCCTTTCCAAATTCCCCCGTGGTCCCCCATGTGAGCCACACCCCAACACAAGTACCTGTGAACGAGATAAATTGAATGTTTCGTATATACGCTTAAAATAGCCCTATCTCATTCATTATTATAACCTTTTTTCTAGGCAATGCTATGGACGCCATTTGAAACGCGTGTAAATTATCCCATTATACAGATGGTTCATATGCGCCGACAATCGTATTATTCCCTTCAATCCTTGGGTAAATTACCAACTTCATCATCGTTGTCATCATCAATTCCAGAACTCTGACTTCGTCTGCCATTGCCATTCATCTTCTCAACAACTTTACAAAACCTTGACTTCTTTGCCATCATTCTGAGCTTCAATTGACGTGGGTTCCACTGCTTATTATAACCTCATTGGAAGTTCAGAGGATCTCATTAGGTAAAGGACTTCTTCAATCCTAATCTGATGCCTGCATTTCACCTGCTCAATTAATAAAGCAGTCCTAAAGGGTCCGCCATGAAAGCTTGGATCAAGAAACTCGTGCCCAAGTGAAGAAATTGTTCAGGAGAAAAGTGGGGGAGTTTTGGTTTGTTCCATGGCATTTAAGCTGCCTTTGTGTTGTCTATTGGTAAGGAGGTACAGTAAAAGGAAAAATGGGGCTGTGAAGAATCTGAGCACAGGGAAGGTGCAGAAGTTTTCATGGGAGGAAAtcaagaagattacaaagaatttcCGTGTGGTCATTGGTGTGGGGGGATTTAGTACTGTTTACAGAGCAGTTTTGGCAGATCAGAGAGTTTGTGTGGTGAAAGTCCAGATAAGAAAAACAGAGCGCTTAAGGGGGGCTTACAGGCAAGAATTGCATGCCCTGTTGCGAGCTCGTCATGATAATTTGGTGAATTTGATTGGGTACTGCGACGAAAGTGGTAAGAATCTTGTATATTGCAGTAGATTTCTTTAATTCATTAGTTTCTTTGTGCTATCTACTATCATCTTGGATCAAGATTGTGATatgaaatgttgataaaaaaaacttacacaatcaaatctagaaactcaTACAGACATACAAATATTTTGTTCATTCAAGTATTGATCTTTATAAACAAACATACTAAAATCGCTTATGAAAGATCAAGAGTCAAAACTTAGAATCCTTTATAGATATTCTCTATGATGAATTAAATTTGGATCTCTGTAATGAAAATCTAATGTTTCAATCAATTAAACTCGACCCTTTGAACtactcttaaagtcttcaagctgATAAATTCCTCATATGTTGGGCTGAGGTTTTTGTATATTGATCTGTGAATTTGCAGAAGCGGGAGTACTGGTTCTTGAGTACGTGAAAAATGGGAACTTGCATGATACCTTGCATGCGGATGATAAGTTTCTTGCATGGCCACGTCGTTTTGGCATAGCATGTCAAATTGCATCGGCCTTACAGTATCTTCACGAGGTTTGTGAGCCTGCTATTCTTCACTGTGACATCAAATCTTCCAACATTCTTCTGGACGAGAATTACAATGCAAAGCTCTGTGACTTTGGGTTCTCTAGAACAGGGGATAATAGTTATTTGACTAAGAGTGGTGTAATGGGTTCCCCTGGTTATATTGATCCTCACTGTTTCAGGAGTGGGATTGTTTGTAAGAAGACTGATGTTTATAGTTTTGGAGTGTTGCTTTTGGAGCTTATCACTGGCATGGAGGCCTTCTGTGGGGAGAAAAGAGAGCTTCTGGCTGTTTTGGCTTCCCCATTTCTGGAGGACCCCAGCAGACTTTGTGAAGTCATTGATTGCAGGTTGAATGGTTGCTATGATCATAAGCAGGCGGCTTCCATGGCCCGTATTGCTGCTCTGTGTATATGTGGGGAGCCTGAATTGAGACCTTCCATGACTGAAGTTGTCAGATTGATGAATGAATGATTTCGAAAAATACAATTGAAGAGGTTTGAGATTTCAGTCTAAGATTCCTGCTCATTTTAGATAGCTAGAATGATTTTGTAAATGAAAACAGATACTTTTTTTCTTTATGTATGAAAAACTTAGATCTATTGATTTGTtgcttctggattcaattgtgtgagtcaatttttatcatcaacgtttgAAATTACATTCTGTGATACCTTATCACGAATGAAACAAAAATCTAAAAAGATTGAAAGATTTTATATGAACTTACTGATTTCTTTGGTTTCACACAGCCGATTTTATACTGTTAaagtttggtttttggtttttcctaaattaaatcaaAGGAGAGATGAGTAAGAATTGAATAAATGGTGCTTTGGAGACTTGTTCATACACAGTAAAAGGAGGGAAACCTGCCACAACAATGCGTATTCATTATGTCATATCATTGCCTTCTGGAAAACGTAAAAGTGAAAGTGATGTCAGTGTAAGGAGGAGGAATGATTTGCCACTTTACATTAATATCATTTGCTTTAATGATTGCGTAATTTTACATTTTAATTATAtggaatatataaatatttatcatGTTTTAGTTGGTGAAAACTGACTTTTGAACTGGTAGCCTTTAAGGATAATTATGATAGgcttatttaataatatttaaaaaaaaatttaattatgaaAAGACTACATCATATTATTTTATTCATTGTGTGAAACATGTTGCATTAATATTGTAAGGCTTTGAACTAGGTGGTCTTTAAGGATCATTATGATAGGCTTATttgataataaatataataatttttaaatttattaagaaGAGGTACATCATATCATTATATTCATCGTATGAAGCATGTCATATTTAATATTGTGAGGAAAACCATGTCGTATTGATATAGCGTGATGGTTTAAATGTGGTATTGTTTTATTTATCAAGGTTCAAATCTTTTTGTAGTGCTACTATTGACTATTATGTCAAGGATGAGGTCCTCCATTTATGACCTTACCATAGAGTTGATCTTAATGAGTGTGGACTTAAAGTTGTAAC
The nucleotide sequence above comes from Cryptomeria japonica chromosome 11, Sugi_1.0, whole genome shotgun sequence. Encoded proteins:
- the LOC131068287 gene encoding salt tolerance receptor-like cytoplasmic kinase 1, with amino-acid sequence MAFKLPLCCLLVRRYSKRKNGAVKNLSTGKVQKFSWEEIKKITKNFRVVIGVGGFSTVYRAVLADQRVCVVKVQIRKTERLRGAYRQELHALLRARHDNLVNLIGYCDESEAGVLVLEYVKNGNLHDTLHADDKFLAWPRRFGIACQIASALQYLHEVCEPAILHCDIKSSNILLDENYNAKLCDFGFSRTGDNSYLTKSGVMGSPGYIDPHCFRSGIVCKKTDVYSFGVLLLELITGMEAFCGEKRELLAVLASPFLEDPSRLCEVIDCRLNGCYDHKQAASMARIAALCICGEPELRPSMTEVVRLMNE